The Desulfuromonas sp. genome includes a window with the following:
- a CDS encoding SRPBCC family protein, which yields MAGIEITRDISAPATAVWALLTDTRQWPRWGPSVAEVRCSERNIRGGSRGAVRTPLGVWLTFTVTAFEPGRSWAWKVAGVPATGHRVEPQGRGRCRLVFIVPLWAAPYAAVCRLAAGRIARLAERAKR from the coding sequence ATGGCCGGCATCGAGATCACCCGCGACATCTCCGCACCCGCCACGGCGGTCTGGGCGCTGCTCACCGACACCCGCCAGTGGCCCCGCTGGGGACCGTCGGTGGCGGAGGTGCGCTGCTCCGAGCGAAACATCCGCGGCGGAAGCCGGGGAGCGGTGCGCACCCCCCTGGGGGTGTGGCTCACCTTCACCGTCACCGCCTTCGAACCCGGACGATCCTGGGCCTGGAAGGTGGCGGGGGTGCCGGCCACAGGCCACCGGGTAGAACCACAGGGCCGGGGCCGCTGCCGCCTAGTCTTCATCGTCCCCCTCTGGGCCGCTCCTTATGCCGCGGTCTGCCGCCTTGCCGCGGGCCGCATCGCCCGCCTGGCCGAAAGGGCGAAAAGATGA
- a CDS encoding ADP-ribose-binding protein → MSSGGTIEIRGELWDHLGRAILAITTCGRVSKRGEAVMLRGCARQARDRFPGLAQRFGALILSGGNHVYDMGDGMVSFPVEDDPFGIAEPRLIEQSCRELVSLANQKGWKRIVVPRPGCGGGGLEWAQVRPILERHFDERFLVISAR, encoded by the coding sequence ATGAGCAGCGGCGGGACGATAGAGATCCGCGGCGAACTGTGGGATCACCTCGGCAGGGCGATCCTCGCGATCACCACCTGCGGCCGGGTGAGCAAGCGGGGCGAGGCGGTCATGCTGCGCGGCTGCGCCCGCCAGGCCAGGGACCGATTCCCCGGGTTGGCGCAGCGGTTCGGAGCGCTGATCCTCTCCGGCGGCAACCACGTCTACGACATGGGAGACGGCATGGTCAGCTTCCCTGTGGAGGACGACCCCTTCGGCATCGCCGAGCCGCGCCTCATCGAACAGTCCTGCCGGGAGCTGGTGAGCCTGGCGAACCAGAAGGGATGGAAGCGGATCGTCGTGCCGCGCCCCGGCTGCGGCGGGGGCGGACTGGAATGGGCGCAGGTGCGGCCGATCCTGGAGAGGCATTTCGACGAACGGTTCCTGGTCATTTCGGCGAGGTGA
- the uvsE gene encoding UV DNA damage repair endonuclease UvsE, translated as MLRFGLCCIFREEPIRFRATTAKALLSLDRRARLAKLSRLAMENASSLLAALEAVRRLGFGAFRVLSPLLPRYTHPEVGYRLEDLPGGDAITAKLREAAAFRALHDLRLSFHPDQFVVLSSPRPEVVERSLAELEYQGLMAELVGAETITLHGGGGYGDKGQALARWRKHFAELSPGVRGRLALENDDVTYTVRDLLPACEALGVPLVYDVHHHRCNPDGLSVAEATALAAATWREAGREPWFHVSSPRNGWGGNAPKPHADYLDPSDFPTEWLGLDATVDVEAKAKELAVARLMKELGAEPWMGKGRGG; from the coding sequence ATGTTGCGCTTCGGCCTGTGCTGCATATTCCGAGAGGAACCGATCCGCTTTCGGGCGACCACCGCCAAGGCTTTGCTGAGCCTCGACCGACGCGCCCGGCTGGCGAAGCTGTCGCGGCTGGCAATGGAGAACGCCTCCAGCCTCCTGGCGGCGCTGGAGGCGGTGCGACGCCTCGGTTTCGGCGCCTTCCGGGTCCTCTCCCCCCTGCTGCCCCGCTATACCCATCCCGAGGTCGGCTACCGCTTGGAGGACCTGCCCGGTGGGGATGCGATCACCGCCAAGCTGAGAGAGGCCGCCGCCTTCCGGGCGCTCCACGACCTGCGTCTGAGCTTCCACCCGGACCAGTTCGTGGTCCTCAGCTCCCCGCGCCCCGAGGTTGTTGAACGCTCCCTGGCGGAACTGGAGTACCAGGGACTGATGGCCGAACTCGTCGGCGCCGAAACCATCACCCTCCACGGTGGCGGCGGCTACGGCGACAAGGGCCAGGCCCTGGCCAGGTGGCGGAAGCACTTCGCCGAACTCTCGCCCGGGGTGCGCGGCCGCCTGGCCCTGGAAAACGACGACGTTACCTACACGGTGCGCGACCTGCTGCCGGCCTGCGAGGCTCTCGGAGTCCCGCTTGTCTACGACGTCCACCACCACCGCTGCAATCCAGACGGGCTTTCCGTCGCCGAGGCCACGGCCCTGGCCGCCGCCACCTGGCGGGAGGCCGGCCGCGAGCCGTGGTTTCACGTCTCCTCCCCCAGGAACGGCTGGGGGGGGAACGCCCCCAAACCCCACGCCGACTATCTCGACCCCTCTGATTTCCCGACGGAGTGGCTGGGGCTGGATGCGACGGTGGACGTGGAGGCCAAGGCCAAGGAACTGGCGGTGGCGCGGCTGATGAAGGAACTGGGGGCGGAGCCCTGGATGGGAAAGGGGAGGGGGGGATGA
- a CDS encoding PEP/pyruvate-binding domain-containing protein, whose amino-acid sequence MPGTVNWALSLDQIAPRQRPLVGGKAWALSLLLKSGHSVPPALCLTIGLYRRYLRQTGLGDRIGMELGRKEMSEMRWEELWDASLRIRALFLTTPLPKELGKQAAAALAPFAGKAVVVRSSAPGEDAPGASFAGLHDSFVNLRGTEEILGGVRKVWASLWSDRALLYRQELGLAVERSSMAVLVQELAEGERSGVAFSRAPDGGERAVVEAVWGLNQGLVDGSVEPDHWEVEHGETIVARRAPSREAALRPGPGGVRSEPLPPAQSSMAPLADGEVLRVAAAARDLEALSGRPQDVEWTLRGEELILLQARPITTAAGDDSRRWYLSLHRSVENLRRLRRSIEEELLPRMETEAAALAVIDPAGLPDRELAAEIGRRRQIVAGWEETYRDKCIPMAHGVRLFGTFFNDALHPEDPFDFLALLGGTGMRAVDRNRGLEQMAAALRHRPEWAEHLRRTPEQPWPGPLEEQLERLLAEFFGLLPGATEAVALRLRLAPLILELAPAAGGDSAAEKTSPERLRRAFLEKFEGEQRTMAEEVLDLARASYRLRDDDNISLGKIHTQLAAAEDEARRRLAAKPVPALEGLFPAEEGGPGPAPREAPRLGQVQARQLQGQPAGPGVATGSARVIDEAAGMGTFRSGEILICDAIDPTMTFLAPLAAGIVERRGGMLIHGAIIAREYGLPCVTGVPEATLRIRTGDRVTVDGYLGIVTISRLP is encoded by the coding sequence GTGCCTGGAACCGTGAACTGGGCCCTGTCCCTCGATCAGATCGCACCGCGCCAACGCCCCCTCGTCGGAGGCAAGGCATGGGCCCTCTCCCTCCTCCTCAAGTCAGGCCATTCGGTCCCCCCCGCCCTCTGCCTGACGATCGGACTCTACCGCCGCTACCTGCGGCAGACCGGCCTGGGGGACCGCATCGGCATGGAACTGGGGCGCAAGGAGATGTCCGAAATGCGCTGGGAGGAGTTGTGGGACGCCTCCCTGCGCATCCGCGCCCTGTTCCTCACCACCCCCCTGCCGAAGGAGTTGGGGAAACAGGCCGCTGCGGCCCTGGCCCCCTTCGCCGGGAAGGCGGTGGTGGTGCGCTCCTCGGCCCCGGGGGAGGACGCTCCGGGGGCCTCCTTCGCCGGCCTGCACGACTCCTTCGTCAACCTCCGGGGGACAGAGGAGATCCTCGGGGGGGTGCGCAAGGTGTGGGCCTCCCTGTGGTCGGACCGGGCCCTGCTCTACCGCCAGGAGCTGGGTTTGGCCGTGGAACGCAGCTCCATGGCCGTGCTGGTCCAGGAACTGGCGGAGGGGGAGCGCTCCGGGGTGGCCTTCAGCCGCGCCCCCGATGGCGGGGAGCGCGCCGTGGTCGAGGCGGTCTGGGGCCTCAACCAGGGCCTGGTGGACGGCAGCGTGGAACCCGACCACTGGGAGGTGGAGCACGGCGAAACCATCGTCGCCCGCCGCGCCCCTTCCCGGGAGGCGGCCCTGCGGCCCGGCCCCGGCGGGGTGAGGAGCGAACCCCTGCCCCCGGCGCAGTCATCCATGGCGCCCCTGGCCGATGGGGAGGTGCTGCGGGTCGCCGCCGCGGCGCGGGACCTGGAAGCCCTCTCCGGCCGCCCCCAGGACGTGGAGTGGACCCTCCGCGGCGAGGAGCTGATCCTGCTCCAGGCCCGACCGATCACCACCGCCGCCGGGGACGATTCCCGCCGCTGGTACCTGAGCCTGCACCGCAGCGTGGAAAACCTGCGCCGGCTCCGCCGCAGCATCGAGGAGGAGCTGCTGCCGCGGATGGAAACCGAGGCCGCGGCCCTGGCCGTGATCGACCCGGCCGGGCTTCCCGACCGGGAGCTCGCTGCGGAAATCGGCCGCCGCCGGCAGATCGTGGCGGGGTGGGAGGAGACCTACCGCGACAAGTGCATCCCCATGGCCCACGGCGTCCGCCTCTTCGGAACCTTCTTCAACGACGCCCTGCACCCCGAGGATCCCTTCGACTTCCTGGCCCTGCTGGGGGGGACGGGGATGCGGGCCGTCGATCGCAACCGCGGCCTCGAGCAGATGGCCGCCGCCCTGCGCCACCGCCCCGAATGGGCCGAGCACCTGCGCAGGACTCCGGAGCAGCCCTGGCCGGGCCCCCTGGAAGAGCAGCTGGAGCGGCTGCTGGCTGAATTCTTCGGTCTCCTTCCCGGCGCAACCGAAGCCGTCGCCCTGCGCCTCCGCCTCGCCCCCCTGATCCTGGAGCTTGCCCCGGCCGCCGGAGGAGACAGCGCCGCGGAAAAGACCTCTCCCGAACGACTGCGGAGAGCGTTTCTGGAGAAGTTCGAAGGGGAGCAGCGGACCATGGCCGAGGAGGTGCTCGACCTGGCCAGGGCCAGCTACAGGTTGCGCGACGACGACAACATCAGCCTCGGGAAGATCCACACCCAGCTCGCCGCAGCCGAGGACGAGGCCCGCCGGCGCCTGGCAGCCAAGCCGGTTCCGGCCCTGGAAGGACTGTTTCCGGCCGAAGAGGGGGGGCCGGGCCCGGCGCCGAGAGAGGCCCCGCGGCTGGGCCAGGTACAGGCCCGCCAGCTGCAGGGCCAGCCCGCAGGTCCCGGGGTCGCCACCGGCAGCGCCCGGGTGATCGACGAAGCGGCCGGGATGGGGACCTTCCGCTCGGGAGAAATCCTGATCTGCGACGCCATCGATCCCACCATGACCTTCCTCGCCCCCCTGGCCGCAGGGATCGTCGAGCGGCGCGGCGGCATGCTCATCCACGGTGCCATCATCGCCCGGGAGTACGGCCTTCCCTGCGTCACCGGAGTCCCCGAGGCCACCCTCCGGATCCGCACGGGAGACCGGGTCACGGTCGACGGCTACCTGGGAATCGTAACGATCTCCCGCCTGCCTTGA
- a CDS encoding GGDEF domain-containing protein, with translation MRGSVWKIAWQLFVPGGVLAAAAVVLFHGMQLPGRVQAFLPFYPFLVLGIGLLLGWRFNRSRLVFVLLFLALADRALALGLSGESGRIVRDAVALLLPLNLAVLSALVERGIFTPSGLLRLGALAAQPVLLAGLYRSDYAEVPEWIRRPLVDLPLLEGIPLPQLSLLAFALGMAYLLVRFLRRPAAFEGGFLWALPAAWLPLAGGVTGYTLSWWFATAGLILVVGVVETSHRMAFRDELTGLPGRRALSEALLRLGRRYTLAMVDIDHFKKVNDRYGHDVGDQVLKMVAVRLAAVGGGGRAFRYGGEEFTLLFAGRSAEEVLPRLEGLREAVAGSGFVVRHRSRPKDKPPVKPSKAGRKRLSVTVSIGVAESQGEKVPASQVIKDADRALYRAKSGGRNRVRS, from the coding sequence ATGCGGGGTTCGGTCTGGAAAATCGCTTGGCAACTCTTCGTCCCCGGCGGGGTGTTGGCCGCCGCGGCGGTGGTGCTTTTTCACGGAATGCAGCTGCCGGGCCGGGTGCAGGCCTTTCTGCCCTTTTATCCCTTCCTGGTCCTCGGCATCGGCCTTCTTCTCGGGTGGCGTTTCAACCGCAGCCGCCTGGTCTTCGTTCTGCTGTTCCTGGCCCTGGCAGACCGGGCGCTCGCTCTCGGGCTCTCAGGCGAGAGCGGGCGGATCGTCCGGGACGCCGTTGCTCTGCTGCTGCCTCTCAACCTGGCCGTCCTTTCGGCCCTGGTCGAGCGGGGGATATTCACCCCCTCGGGGCTGTTGCGCCTCGGGGCGCTCGCGGCCCAGCCCGTTCTCCTTGCCGGGCTGTACCGTTCGGATTACGCCGAGGTTCCGGAGTGGATACGTCGTCCTCTCGTCGATCTTCCCCTTCTCGAGGGGATTCCCCTGCCCCAATTATCCCTGCTCGCTTTCGCGCTCGGGATGGCCTATCTGCTCGTGCGTTTTCTGCGCCGCCCGGCGGCCTTCGAGGGGGGATTTCTCTGGGCGCTGCCGGCGGCGTGGCTCCCCCTTGCCGGGGGGGTGACCGGGTACACCCTCAGCTGGTGGTTTGCCACGGCCGGCCTGATCCTGGTTGTGGGGGTCGTCGAAACATCCCACCGCATGGCTTTTCGCGACGAACTCACCGGGCTCCCGGGGCGGAGGGCCCTTAGCGAGGCCCTGCTCCGGCTCGGGAGACGCTATACCCTGGCGATGGTCGATATCGACCATTTCAAGAAGGTCAACGACCGTTACGGCCACGATGTGGGCGACCAGGTGCTGAAGATGGTCGCCGTCAGGCTGGCGGCCGTCGGCGGGGGCGGCAGGGCCTTTCGCTATGGCGGGGAGGAATTCACACTCCTCTTTGCCGGCAGGTCGGCCGAGGAGGTCCTGCCCCGCCTGGAGGGGCTCCGGGAGGCGGTCGCCGGATCGGGGTTCGTTGTTCGCCATCGCAGCCGTCCGAAAGACAAGCCCCCGGTCAAGCCGAGCAAGGCGGGGCGGAAAAGGCTTTCCGTCACGGTGAGTATCGGGGTTGCCGAGAGCCAGGGGGAAAAGGTGCCCGCTTCCCAGGTGATCAAGGACGCCGACCGGGCCCTGTACCGGGCAAAAAGCGGTGGCCGCAACCGGGTTCGGAGTTAG
- a CDS encoding FKBP-type peptidyl-prolyl cis-trans isomerase: MQTAKRGDRVTVQYIGTLDNGRIFDSTTDETPLVFTIGAEEVFPALEREVVGMKAGETRNILLPADKAYGPRREENVLTLRREAFPADREIKVGQKLSLEFKDGKERVMLVTRVGEGEVTLDGNHPLAGMDLTFALRLDGID, translated from the coding sequence ATGCAAACGGCGAAACGCGGCGACCGGGTAACCGTGCAGTACATCGGCACCCTCGACAACGGCCGGATATTCGACAGCACCACCGACGAGACCCCCCTGGTCTTCACCATTGGCGCCGAGGAGGTCTTCCCGGCCCTTGAACGGGAAGTGGTCGGCATGAAGGCAGGCGAGACGAGGAATATCCTCCTCCCCGCCGACAAGGCCTACGGGCCCCGCCGGGAGGAGAACGTCCTGACCCTGAGGCGCGAGGCGTTCCCGGCGGACAGGGAGATCAAGGTCGGCCAGAAGCTGAGCCTCGAGTTCAAGGACGGCAAGGAGAGGGTGATGCTGGTGACGCGGGTCGGTGAGGGAGAGGTGACCCTCGACGGCAACCACCCCCTGGCGGGAATGGACCTGACCTTCGCACTGCGCCTGGACGGGATCGATTGA
- the cowN gene encoding N(2)-fixation sustaining protein CowN, with product MNQENKKTDRYVSFAGIDCTGNSRKLMAMLLGHIGDAPNSDPFWEKFRTKLERAGTPGNPDELFLIHAYINNIREFFEACDDRDALALLDQIEKECC from the coding sequence TTGAACCAAGAGAATAAAAAGACGGACCGCTACGTCTCCTTCGCGGGGATCGATTGCACGGGAAACTCCAGAAAACTGATGGCGATGCTGCTGGGGCACATCGGCGATGCGCCCAATTCCGACCCCTTCTGGGAAAAGTTCAGGACCAAGCTCGAGAGGGCCGGAACGCCCGGGAACCCGGACGAACTGTTCCTGATCCACGCCTACATCAACAACATCCGGGAGTTTTTCGAAGCATGCGACGACCGGGACGCGCTGGCCCTTCTCGACCAGATCGAGAAGGAGTGCTGCTAG
- a CDS encoding bacteriohemerythrin, with protein MSLQWTEDLAVGQPQIDSQHREMFQRFDAFMEACSKRHGLEHLRELFAFLDRYVAEHFQAEEALMEDQGYADLEAHRQQHVHFRRRLADLRDELDAAGPTVHVLVHTNKVLLFWLTEHIKAEDRRFGEHLRRKAGSVRANLSESG; from the coding sequence ATGTCCCTGCAGTGGACCGAGGATCTGGCCGTCGGACAGCCCCAGATCGACAGCCAGCACCGGGAGATGTTTCAGAGGTTCGATGCTTTTATGGAGGCCTGCAGCAAGCGCCATGGCCTTGAGCATCTGCGCGAGCTCTTCGCTTTCCTCGATCGGTACGTGGCCGAGCATTTTCAAGCCGAGGAGGCTCTCATGGAGGACCAGGGCTACGCCGACCTGGAGGCCCACCGGCAACAGCACGTCCACTTCCGTCGGCGCCTGGCGGACCTGAGAGACGAACTGGATGCTGCCGGCCCAACGGTACATGTGCTGGTGCATACCAACAAGGTTCTGCTTTTCTGGTTGACCGAGCACATCAAGGCGGAGGACAGGCGCTTCGGCGAGCATCTCAGGAGGAAGGCCGGATCCGTCAGGGCAAACCTCTCGGAGTCCGGCTGA
- a CDS encoding pyridoxamine 5'-phosphate oxidase family protein, which translates to MEEAVRELLEGQRLGVLATSLEGHPYTTLVAFAASDDLRHLVFATTSATRKFANLEADPRVSLLVDSRTGSAADFREAAAVTALGTAVEASAPEREALLPLYLARHPYLREFVASPSCTLLRVAVRRYCLVRRFQEVEELCLEP; encoded by the coding sequence ATGGAGGAAGCCGTTCGGGAACTGCTCGAGGGGCAGAGACTGGGAGTGCTGGCCACCAGCCTGGAGGGCCACCCCTACACCACCCTGGTAGCCTTCGCCGCCAGCGACGACCTGCGCCACCTGGTCTTCGCCACCACCAGCGCAACCCGCAAGTTCGCCAACCTCGAGGCCGACCCCCGGGTTTCCCTCCTGGTCGACAGCCGCACCGGGAGCGCCGCCGACTTCCGCGAGGCGGCCGCGGTCACCGCCCTCGGCACGGCCGTCGAGGCCTCCGCCCCCGAACGGGAGGCCCTCCTCCCGCTCTACCTGGCCAGACACCCCTACCTGCGCGAATTCGTCGCCTCACCCAGCTGTACCCTGTTGCGGGTCGCGGTCCGGCGCTACTGCCTGGTCCGCCGCTTCCAGGAGGTGGAGGAACTGTGCCTGGAACCGTGA
- a CDS encoding response regulator, which produces MERILAIEDSKVVQAQLEEILQERYRLDLRDDGPSGIDAARREPPDLILLDIYLPKMDGYEVCRLLKQDETTREVPVVFITSLDAEGEKVKGFEAGADDYIVKPFYPGELLARVNLHLASRREKRLALDLERLKLLQEMAVAISHELNNPLTAIFGRLHLAERGLSGHGGAVRGHLAEIREELGKIREIVAKLANASRMAKTGYVMGEEMIDLHEI; this is translated from the coding sequence TTGGAAAGAATACTCGCCATCGAGGACAGCAAGGTCGTTCAGGCCCAGCTTGAAGAGATCCTTCAGGAGCGCTACCGGCTTGACCTCAGGGACGACGGGCCGTCGGGCATTGACGCCGCCCGCCGGGAGCCGCCCGACCTGATCCTGCTCGATATCTACCTGCCGAAAATGGACGGCTACGAGGTCTGCCGCTTGCTGAAACAGGACGAAACGACCCGCGAGGTGCCGGTCGTCTTTATCACGTCCCTCGACGCGGAAGGGGAGAAGGTCAAGGGGTTCGAGGCGGGGGCGGACGACTATATCGTCAAGCCCTTTTATCCAGGCGAGCTGTTGGCGCGGGTGAATCTGCACCTCGCCTCCCGGCGGGAGAAGCGGCTTGCGCTGGATCTCGAACGCTTGAAGCTGCTCCAGGAGATGGCGGTGGCCATCAGCCACGAACTCAACAACCCGCTGACCGCCATCTTCGGCCGCCTGCACCTGGCGGAAAGGGGACTTTCCGGCCATGGAGGAGCGGTCAGGGGGCACCTGGCGGAGATCCGGGAGGAGCTGGGAAAGATCCGCGAAATCGTCGCCAAGCTCGCCAACGCTTCGCGAATGGCGAAGACCGGGTATGTCATGGGGGAGGAGATGATCGATCTGCATGAGATCTAG
- a CDS encoding PilZ domain-containing protein has product MNAYARDPLEDLQHLEDGQKMAIEFAARAGGTMRVACRARPTGLPCFEAEAFPGPLPLESIALDKPCLVTLAGQGSDPPVSARIEEVLDGGRLRLAVLYGGDFPSRRIFFRVETRLFLSFRLITPEGESEPIEVLGGWGDISGGGVYFPSERELAMDQRLRLHIRLPQATVECIGTVVRTGRQHPLFSAAVRIDEITASNLARINAFCHAERRREFSAAG; this is encoded by the coding sequence ATGAATGCGTACGCACGAGACCCGCTGGAGGATCTGCAACACCTGGAGGACGGGCAGAAGATGGCCATCGAGTTTGCCGCACGGGCGGGAGGAACCATGCGGGTCGCCTGCAGGGCGCGGCCGACCGGTCTCCCCTGTTTTGAGGCCGAGGCATTCCCCGGCCCCCTCCCCCTCGAATCCATCGCCCTGGACAAACCCTGCCTGGTCACCCTGGCCGGACAGGGCAGCGACCCGCCGGTGAGCGCCCGCATCGAAGAGGTCCTTGACGGGGGGCGCCTCCGACTGGCCGTGCTCTACGGGGGGGACTTCCCCAGCCGACGGATCTTCTTTCGGGTGGAGACCCGGCTCTTCCTGAGCTTCCGGCTCATCACCCCGGAGGGGGAGAGCGAACCGATCGAGGTCCTTGGGGGATGGGGAGACATCAGCGGCGGCGGCGTCTATTTCCCATCCGAACGGGAGCTGGCCATGGACCAGAGGCTGCGGTTGCACATCCGCCTGCCACAAGCCACGGTCGAATGCATCGGGACCGTGGTGCGCACCGGTCGGCAACACCCTCTTTTCTCCGCCGCGGTGCGCATTGACGAGATCACCGCCTCCAACCTGGCACGGATCAATGCCTTCTGCCACGCCGAACGCCGCCGGGAATTCTCCGCGGCCGGTTAG
- a CDS encoding dodecin domain-containing protein, with amino-acid sequence MSVAKVIEIHSEGKSIEAAAEAALIETARSVDGIMNLYLQDIQAIVEDNRIIKYRLNAKVTFLVQS; translated from the coding sequence ATGTCTGTTGCCAAGGTCATCGAAATCCATTCCGAAGGAAAATCCATCGAGGCGGCCGCCGAGGCGGCCCTGATCGAAACGGCCCGGTCCGTCGACGGCATCATGAACCTCTACCTTCAGGACATCCAGGCCATCGTGGAGGACAACAGGATCATCAAGTACCGGCTCAATGCCAAGGTGACCTTCCTCGTCCAGTCCTGA